The Nymphalis io chromosome 3, ilAglIoxx1.1, whole genome shotgun sequence genome contains the following window.
AGAAGCTTTATCAGATCCAGATGCACCACCCTCAAAAAGAAGAAAAGGTGATATTGAAGTGACAGGAGTATCAGCTCACCAGTTCCAAGCAGCTGCTAGTTGTTGGGAACTTTTACATCGCAATGAAGTTATTACAAGAGAATTTATCAAATTAACTTCACAGCTGCAAATTAAACCTTGGGTAGAAGGTTTTTCTGAAGAATTAGCTTTATTTAGAGGAAGACATGAAGAAGCATGTCCTTCTTCAACaagtaataatataactgtTCTAATAGCAAATGTATCTACTAACTTTTTTCAGCAAAACTACAGTGCTTGCATTGAAAACATTTTGGCAACTTTGCCTTTACTGCCTTCCATTGAGGGATCATTAGAATCAGATCTCATTGTTGGCGGAACACATCGCCATCTTCACTTTTTACCTTTAACTAAGTATGCAATTATGCATTATTTCTGTACTCTTCTGATAAGGATACTCATGAAAACTGGAAACAATACTGACATGGCTTATGGccatattttagtattaatgcAGCTTGGATGGCCACAGGAAGAagcaatttttattcatataatggACACAATAAGAAAAAAAGGTGTTTTTCATTATCACCTTTTTCCAacgtatattattcatatagaCCTATTAGAAGAATTAAGTTTTATCTGGAATGAACAAGGAAAAAATGTTGTGTTGGATATTTTACCAAATTCACAACAACATCTGGGTCAACGCAGAATCGGCACTCGAGGAGCAGATAAAGGTGTTAAAGAAGATTTTAAGCAAGCAATGAAAGCTCAAGTTGCAAGAAGCAATGAATCTttgctaaatttaataattcagtTTATAACAGCTGAGAGATCTTATTTTTTGCAAGCATTGCTAAGTTAACTTAGTGTTCTATTAGTGAAACAAAAAGTgtaattgaaatgtttatttaataaattggttTAATAAACTACATTCTATGAACTTCCTTCGTATGATCCGACAGCTAACAGAAGGTTCCTTctagtaaaatgtaaatttttaataggtGAATTTTTTGTTGCAaaagaatgtaataaaaatttttcTTCCTTTTGCATTACATTAGTAATCCCACTTTCTTCGCTAGAACTTTCGTCAGATATTAAGCTAAAGTCCCAAAGCTTGATAGTAGAATCCAAAGCacctataacattatttatttatttattatattagatggTAATATGGAATATGTGGTATGCGGAATGGAATATGGAATATGtggtctactggtggtagggctttgtgcaagctcgtctgggtaggtaccacccactcatcagatattctaccgcaaaacagcaattgttgtgttccggtttgaagggtgagtgagccagtgtaattacaggcacaagggacataaaatcttagttcccaaggttggtggcgcattggatatgtaagcgatggttgacatttcttacaatgccaatgtctaagagtgttggtgaccacttaccatcaggtggcccatatgctcgtccgccttcctattctataaaaaaaaaaaaaaaaatgcataaaatgtttattggtGTTTAAATACTTCACTCTTAaggtttaataatttttattttttttttgtattttatttatatatttaccagaAGATAAGATAGTTCCGTCGCGACTAAAGGCTAATGCATGAACAGGTGCCGAATGCATAGGCGGTAATGTGGCTGTAGGCAGGCCTGTCGACAAATCCCACACCACTATTTCTCCATTTCCAGCTCCTGATGCTAACCATCTCCCACACGCAGAAAAAGCTAATGCAAATGGTGTTGactgtaa
Protein-coding sequences here:
- the LOC126780973 gene encoding integrator complex subunit 10, translated to MPAVEKTLEDDENYIISRAKQAQKSNIYSAKAWMLTAKTLFPANFKIQFEAYLMEKQSGNVQEAAECFSSLMISPQNLPDLLTEISAIAHALKSNEPSFLSQMFDYISPDIQLTILKTSVENSDDTMEHCRLLVLLLKKFPQLGVDSLVKTLINAEEFFYDNRYARLLVVETLPLLNSLESPRLLQRLVVKAIDFYNSYIYDETENDITDPWQRLYGVLELLGRQLGWDSYLVNYNNSLNKESYFQKLLSLRIFDDCRQLLYCGVVFFLRSLYEHKSLKGNHILVEALSDPDAPPSKRRKGDIEVTGVSAHQFQAAASCWELLHRNEVITREFIKLTSQLQIKPWVEGFSEELALFRGRHEEACPSSTSNNITVLIANVSTNFFQQNYSACIENILATLPLLPSIEGSLESDLIVGGTHRHLHFLPLTKYAIMHYFCTLLIRILMKTGNNTDMAYGHILVLMQLGWPQEEAIFIHIMDTIRKKGVFHYHLFPTYIIHIDLLEELSFIWNEQGKNVVLDILPNSQQHLGQRRIGTRGADKGVKEDFKQAMKAQVARSNESLLNLIIQFITAERSYFLQALLS